Proteins encoded by one window of Antechinus flavipes isolate AdamAnt ecotype Samford, QLD, Australia chromosome 4, AdamAnt_v2, whole genome shotgun sequence:
- the PEX12 gene encoding peroxisome assembly protein 12 isoform X2 — MAEHGAHITAASGADDRPSIFEVVAQDSLMAAVRPALQHVAKVLAETNPAHYGFLWRWFDEIFTFLDLLLQQHYLSKASASFSENFYGLKRIVMGDPSGGQRLASTGLPKKQLWKSLLFLVLLPYLKVKLEKLVSSLREEDEYSIHTPSSYWKRFYRAFLAAYPFVTMAWEGWFLIQQLRYILGKAQHHSPLLSLAGVRLGRLSAEDIRALEKTLAGANRMQQPAASIREKVQSAVKKAVGGLALSISTGLSVGVFFLQFLDWWYSSENQETIKSLTALPTPPPPVHLDYHSDPSLLPKLKTVCPLCRKTRVNDTALATSGYVFCYRCVYNYVRSHQTCPITGYATEVQHLVKLYSPEN; from the exons ATGGCCGAGCACGGGGCTCACATCACAGCCGCTTCTGGCGCAGATGACCGGCCCTCCATCTTCGAGGTGGTGGCGCAGGATAGTTTGATGGCCGCCGTGAGGCCCGCCCTTCAGCACGTGGCCAAG GTGCTTGCAGAAACCAACCCTGCCCATTATGGCTTCCTCTGGAGGTGGTTTGATGAAATCTTCACTTTTCTGGATCTTCTGCTTCAGCAGCACTACTTGTCTAAAGCCAGTGCCTCCTTCTCTGAAAACTTTTATGGCTTAAAGAGGATCGTGATGGGAGACCCTTCAGGGGGCCAGAGGTTGGCCAGTACTGGCCTTCCAAAGAAGCAGCTTTGGAAATCCCTCTTATTTTTGGTCCTCCTTCCCTACTTGAAAGTGAAGTTGGAGAAATTGGTCTCCAGCCTAAGAGAAGAGGATGAATATTCCATCCACACTCCCTCTTCATATTGGAAGCGTTTTTACCGAGCTTTCCTGGCAGCTTACCCCTTTGTGACCATGGCCTGGGAAGGCTGGTTCCTCATACAGCAGTTACGTTACATCCTGGGGAAGGCTCAGCATCATTCACCCTTGCTGAGCCTAGCTGGAGTTCGGCTAGGTAGACTGTCAGCTGAGGATATCCGAGCTTTGGAAAAGACACTAGCTGGAGCTAATAGGATGCAACAGCCAGCCGCTAG CATCCGTGAGAAGGTGCAGTCAGCTGTCAAGAAAGCTGTAGGAGGCCTTGCCTTGTCCATCTCCACAGGCCTTTCTGTAGGTGTTTTTTTCCTGCAGTTCCTAGATTGGTGGTATTCATCAGAGAATCAAGAAACCATCAAATCCCTGACTGCCCtgcccacccccccaccccctgtGCATCTGGATTACCACTCTGATCCGTCTCTGTTGCCAAAGCTGAAGACGGTGTGTCCCTTATGTCGAAAAACCCGGGTGAATGACACTGCACTCGCCACCTCTGGCTATGTGTTTTGTTACCGATGTGTGTATAACTATGTGAGGAGTCACCAGACCTGTCCCATCACAGGCTATGCAACAGAAGTCCAGCATCTGGTTAAACTGTACTCCCCCGAAAACTGA
- the PEX12 gene encoding peroxisome assembly protein 12 isoform X1 has product MAEHGAHITAASGADDRPSIFEVVAQDSLMAAVRPALQHVAKVLAETNPAHYGFLWRWFDEIFTFLDLLLQQHYLSKASASFSENFYGLKRIVMGDPSGGQRLASTGLPKKQLWKSLLFLVLLPYLKVKLEKLVSSLREEDEYSIHTPSSYWKRFYRAFLAAYPFVTMAWEGWFLIQQLRYILGKAQHHSPLLSLAGVRLGRLSAEDIRALEKTLAGANRMQQPAASSIREKVQSAVKKAVGGLALSISTGLSVGVFFLQFLDWWYSSENQETIKSLTALPTPPPPVHLDYHSDPSLLPKLKTVCPLCRKTRVNDTALATSGYVFCYRCVYNYVRSHQTCPITGYATEVQHLVKLYSPEN; this is encoded by the exons ATGGCCGAGCACGGGGCTCACATCACAGCCGCTTCTGGCGCAGATGACCGGCCCTCCATCTTCGAGGTGGTGGCGCAGGATAGTTTGATGGCCGCCGTGAGGCCCGCCCTTCAGCACGTGGCCAAG GTGCTTGCAGAAACCAACCCTGCCCATTATGGCTTCCTCTGGAGGTGGTTTGATGAAATCTTCACTTTTCTGGATCTTCTGCTTCAGCAGCACTACTTGTCTAAAGCCAGTGCCTCCTTCTCTGAAAACTTTTATGGCTTAAAGAGGATCGTGATGGGAGACCCTTCAGGGGGCCAGAGGTTGGCCAGTACTGGCCTTCCAAAGAAGCAGCTTTGGAAATCCCTCTTATTTTTGGTCCTCCTTCCCTACTTGAAAGTGAAGTTGGAGAAATTGGTCTCCAGCCTAAGAGAAGAGGATGAATATTCCATCCACACTCCCTCTTCATATTGGAAGCGTTTTTACCGAGCTTTCCTGGCAGCTTACCCCTTTGTGACCATGGCCTGGGAAGGCTGGTTCCTCATACAGCAGTTACGTTACATCCTGGGGAAGGCTCAGCATCATTCACCCTTGCTGAGCCTAGCTGGAGTTCGGCTAGGTAGACTGTCAGCTGAGGATATCCGAGCTTTGGAAAAGACACTAGCTGGAGCTAATAGGATGCAACAGCCAGCCGCTAG CAGCATCCGTGAGAAGGTGCAGTCAGCTGTCAAGAAAGCTGTAGGAGGCCTTGCCTTGTCCATCTCCACAGGCCTTTCTGTAGGTGTTTTTTTCCTGCAGTTCCTAGATTGGTGGTATTCATCAGAGAATCAAGAAACCATCAAATCCCTGACTGCCCtgcccacccccccaccccctgtGCATCTGGATTACCACTCTGATCCGTCTCTGTTGCCAAAGCTGAAGACGGTGTGTCCCTTATGTCGAAAAACCCGGGTGAATGACACTGCACTCGCCACCTCTGGCTATGTGTTTTGTTACCGATGTGTGTATAACTATGTGAGGAGTCACCAGACCTGTCCCATCACAGGCTATGCAACAGAAGTCCAGCATCTGGTTAAACTGTACTCCCCCGAAAACTGA